Proteins from one Salvelinus namaycush isolate Seneca chromosome 34, SaNama_1.0, whole genome shotgun sequence genomic window:
- the folr gene encoding folate receptor, with the protein MWWVLVLLLSLASRAQSLEKLNMCMDAKHHKKEPGAEGQLYKQCAPWKDNACCTANTSAEAHDDNSYLYNFNWNHCGVMTSKCKKHFTQDTCFYECSPHLGPWIQQVDQSWRKERILYVPLCQEDCHSWWDDCKDDFTCKQDWHYGWDWTTGRNRCPAEASCRKWTDIFPTAQIMCEKIWSDSYSYTNLPKSSGRCMQLWFTGKNPNEKVAEYYLNHAPWQRVTPTSLLLLATMSLSIVLL; encoded by the exons ATGTGGTGGGTATTGGTCCTGCTGCTATCCCTGGCCAGCCGGGCTCAGTCTTTAGAAAAGCTCAACATGTGTATGGATGCCAAACACCACAAAAAAGAGCCTGGCGCCGAAGGACAACtctataaacag TGTGCTCCATGGAAAGATAATGCCTGTTGTACAGCTAACACCAGCGCGGAGGCCCATGATGATAACTCCTATCTGTACAACTTCAACTGGAACCACTGTGGTGTCATGACCTCCAAATGCAAGAAACACTTCACCCAGGACACCTGCTTCTACGAGTGTTCACCTCACCTGGGGCCCTGGATACAGCAG GTGGACCAGTCTTGGCGTAAGGAGCGGATCCTATACGTGCCTCTGTGTCAGGAGGACTGCCACAGCTGGTGGGACGACTGCAAGGATGACTTCACCTGCAAACAGGACTGGCACTACGGCTGGGACTGGACCAcag gccGTAACCGTTGTCCTGCTGAGGCTAGTTGTCGTAAGTGGACAGATATCTTCCCTACAGCCCAGATAATGTGTGAGAAGATCTGGTCTGACTCCTACAGCTACACCAACCTGCCCAAGTCTTCTGGCCGCTGCATGCAGCTGTGGTTCACCGGGAAGAACCCCAACGAGAAGGTGGCGGAATACTACCTGAACCACGCCCCCTGGCAACGTGTTACCCCCACCTCACTCCTCCTCCTGGCAACAATGTCATTAAGCATTGTCCTGCTCTGA